From Cydia splendana chromosome 4, ilCydSple1.2, whole genome shotgun sequence, one genomic window encodes:
- the LOC134789812 gene encoding zinc finger protein 691-like has translation MALSLHESFERCCRLCAEEQEVTIMIFSAEAEAMLLQNKLNKYLLIEVDEEDKLPKNICIRCCSKLQTVCEFIDTARKAQEVLLNQSIILDQFDPPSSQNCMVQPITEIKSEFEYSDDENPITEMEISVDPMMILQNSDSLLSPNVEESTEDKCNDQEEDITHLHSVDGENVTIKLIKKGDAHADQSVPGLKKKKIKPFPCITCKRSFYTELALKNHSWIHFNEERVNKKFKCGTCEESFDYKCDLIVHLKKHRTNGMCTICGRCFRTERTLAAHMTVHMASSKAYTCKVCGRSYNTRSNLKTHSITHSSERPYHCHLCKKSFKRNQDLKFHINQHTGAKPYKCPFCDKSFASSGNCYSHRSRMHPGRRVDAKVRRRMAASRDSPAVRDGALHPRPIAPKPAPAQLTSVKGIFKYQCSLCNHSFMRRDNYTYHMYQHTGEKPFQCTFCQDTFVTRRGLLLHHDKEHPGSDRPLALLSKNVLLK, from the exons ATGGCCTTAAGCTTGCACGAAAGCTTTGAAAGGTGTTGCCGACTATGTGCGGAGGAGCAAGAAGTGACTATAATGATATTCAGCGCAGAAGCCGAAGCTATGCTTCTGCAGAACAAATTGAACAAGTACTTGTTAATTGAG GTAGATGAGGAAGACAAACTCCCTAAAAATATTTGCATCAGATGCTGTTCCAAATTGCAAACTGTCTGTGAGTTCATTGACACAGCCCGCAAGGCGCAGGAGGTGCTGCTCAACCAAAGCATCATACTTGACCAATTTGATCCCCCTAGCTCCCAGAATTGTATGGTGCAGCCTATAACTGAAATAAAATCAGAGTTTGAATACTCCGATGATGAAAACCCTATCACTGAAATGGAAATTAGTGTTGATCCAATGATGATTCTTCAGAATTCTGACAGTTTACTGTCTCCTAATGTAGAAGAGAGTACAGAAGATAAATGTAATGATCAGGAAGAAGACATAACACACCTGCACAGTGTAGACGGTGAGAATGTGACTATCAAATTAATCAAAAAAGGTGATGCACATGCCGACCAGTCGGTACCAGGattaaagaaaaagaaaattaaacctTTCCCATGTATTACATGCAAAAGAAGTTTTTACACAGAGTTGGCATTGAAGAATCATTCATGGATACATTTCAATGAGGAGAGAGTTAACAAGAAATTTAAATGTGGCACTTGTGAGGAGAGCTTTGACTACAAGTGTGATTTAATTGTGCATTTGAAGAAACACAGAACAAACGGGATGTGCACAATATGTGGTAGATG TTTCAGAACAGAAAGAACTTTAGCAGCACACATGACTGTGCACATGGCATCTAGTAAAGCATACACATGTAAAGTATGCGGAAGGTCATACAATACACGGAGTAACTTGAAAACACACAGCATCACGCATAGCAGCGAGAGGCCATATCATTGTCACCTCTGTAAGAAAAGTTTCAAGAGAAATCAGGATTTAAAG TTCCACATCAATCAACACACTGGAGCTAAGCCATACAAATGTCCATTTTGTGATAAAAGCTTTGCAAGCTCCGGGAACTGCTACTCTCATAGAAGTCGGATGCATCCTGGTCGTCGGGTCGATGCCAAG GTTCGGAGACGCATGGCAGCGTCCCGCGACAGCCCCGCGGTGCGGGACGGCGCGCTGCACCCGCGCCCCATCGCGCCCAAGCCGGCGCCCGCGCAGCTCACCTCGGTTAAGGGCATCTTCAAGTACCAGTGCAGCCTCTGCAACCATAGCTTTATGAGGAGAGACAATTACAcg TACCACATGTATCAGCATACGGGTGAAAAGCCATTCCAATGCACGTTCTGCCAGGACACGTTTGTGACGAGAAGAGGACTGTTGCTGCATCACGACAAGGAGCACCCGGGTAGCGATCGGCCCCTTGCGCTGCTGTCCAAGAATGTGCTGTTAAAGTAA